TGGAGTTTACCTATTCTCCAAGACCAAACGTCAATCGCTGAAAATGTGGAAATTCGCCAAAGAAGGAAATATACTCTTTATGGTCTCGGATCAGGATGCCGGGAGGAACGGGATATTTGTTCGGTTTTTCGATCAATGGGCTTCAACCTTTCGCGGTCCGGCTCTTTTTGCCACGAAACTCAAGTGCCCAATAATTCTTGGAACCTGCCTAATGGACGCCAACGGTAAATATGTAATTCGGTTAAAAGAATTACAGGTGAAAGACATAAGTCAGGAGTCAGGCGATCCGATTCAAAGCTTAACGCAAGCTATCACAAATTATTTTCAAGAAGAAATTTGCCGACATCCCGAGCAATACTACTGGTTCCATCGCCGGTGGAAAACCAAACCGCCAAAAGAATTGTTAGTTAACGATGACTGAAATCATCTCAATTGATTCCGCTTCTGAATCGCAAATCGCGGCGATTCTGTCGGCATTGTCCGATGGGCAGATCATCGCTTATCCGACCGACACGATCTGCGGATTGGGCGTGGATGTTTTCAATTCATCCGCGGTCGGTAATCTTATTCGGTTGAAAGGCAGGTCTTCCCAAAAAGCAATAAGTATCTTATATTCGGATGTGGAACGATTACTAAAAGATTTTCCAAACCTAAACAACTACCAACGGAAGTCGGTTCGTTCGCTCATACCCGGACGGGTAACGCTTGTTTTGCCTGTGAAAAACCGGAATTTCCCCGAACAATTCATGGATGAAGGCTTTGTCGGCGTTCGCGTCATAGACATGGAGCCTTTGAACCGGATATTACGCCAGTTCCCGAATCCGATTACAACGACCAGCGCAAATCCGTCCGGTGAAAAGCCTGCGGAAAATGCCGAAGATGTCGTTCGGTATTTCGGCAACTCCGTGTCAATTGTGTTGAAGTCGTCGGATTCTTCGAGCCAGATTCCTTCGACGGTCGTCAGGATTTTATCAGACAGTTTTTCGATTCTTCGTGCGGGCGCGGTAAGCGCCGATGAAATAGCCCAAAGGTGTGAATAGAATGAAACTTTATTTTCGCATTCTGAAAATGGTTAAACCCTACTGGAAAACGCTCACAGTCGGTATTCTTGCGTCACTTATGTTTGTCCTGTTCAACAGCGCCTCGGTCTGGCTTACCGCTTCGTTTGTCAACGTACTTTTTCCAAAAACACAGACCGTCGAACAGCAGTCGGATTCCCGAAAAGAGGTTGTTGAACCAACAATTCCCGTTAAACTCAATGCCAATGACAAACTAAAAGCATTGACAAATAAATTGATCTTAAGGGACGAACCGGTTAAAACTCTTAGAATGTTATGTCTAACGATCTTCTTGACATTTATACTCAAAAATATCTTCTTTTACATTAAAAATGTCTGTATCAGCTGGGTGCAGTTGAAAGCGGTGCGCGACCTGCGAAACAGGCTTTACGAACATTTGCATAACCTTTCTCTCTCATTTTTTCAACGAAAACGGGGGGGAGAAATTTCGTCCATTGTACTAAATGACGTTTCGACAGTACGGAATTCCCTTTCAGTCAGCTTCGATAAACTTCTCGTCGAGCCGATCAACATTCTCACATTCATGACGCTTCTGTTTATCATTTCATGGAAGTTGAGCCTTTTTGCCGTCATCATTCTGCCACTTACATTTATCGCGATTTCCAAGATTGGGCAGAGCGTTCGGCGAAAGTCGATTCGCACCTCCAAGCAGATTGCCGGGATTATGGCGATTCTTGATGAAACACTTCACGGAATTCGCGTCATCAAGGCATTCTCCATGGAGAATTTCGAGAAGATGCGCTTCTTCCGCGAAACCGAGAAGTATTTTCAACTGCTGTTCAAACGCAGGAAACTGAAAATCGTCTCGACGCCGATCAATGAGTTCTTCAGCGTCATCATCGGCATTTCTCTACTCTGGTTCGGAGGTAGCCACGTGCTCGCCGGAAGCGGAATCGAAGCGGAAGATTTCGTTCGGTTCATCATCATGCTTTTTGCGCTGATGACGCCGATCAAAAGCCTGAACAACGTTAATACGGACATTCAGGAAGCAATCGCTTCGACTATTCGAATTTATTCGATTTTGGATGAGAAACCTGATGTCGTCGAAAAATCAAATGCACAAGTTCTCGATGGCTTTCATCGGGAAATCCGCTATGATCATGTTCGCTTCATATATCCGCAAACGTCCCACGAGGTGCTTTCCGATGTAAATATGACGATCAGAAAGGGCGAAATCGTCGCCATTGTCGGACATAGCGGCGCCGGGAAATCGACGCTGGCTGATCTTCTGCCGCGCTTTTACGATCCTGTCGGCGGTTCCGTACAAATAGACGGAATCGACATCCGCGACATCACTTTCAGTTCGCTCCGGTCACTGATGGGAATCGTCACACAGCAAACGATCCTGTTTAACGACACGATATTTAACAACATAGCTTACGGTCTCGGAGATACCGATCCGGAGAAAGTCATCGCCGCCGCTGACGCCGCAAACGCACTGGAATTCATCAATCTTTTCCCGGATAAGTTCGAAACCATGATTGGCGATAAAGGCCTGCGGCTTTCCGGAGGCGAGCGCCAACGTCTCGCAATCGCCCGCGCATTGCTTAAAAACCCGCCGATCCTTATCCTTGACGAGGCAACTTCGTCGCTCGATTCCGAATCAGAACAAAAAGTTCAGGCAGCTATCGAACAGCTTATGAAAGACCGGACGGTTTTGGTCATCGCGCATCGACTCTCGACGATCCAGAACGCCAACAAGATCATCGTTCTGGAAAAGAGAAAGATCTACGAGACCGGCACGCACGACGAACTGGTGAAAAAGGAAGACTCTCTTTACCGTTATTTCTACGAAACGCAGTTCGTGAATCACCAGACTAATCATCTGCACGACTGAAACAGTCAACATGACCAGAACAAAATCCAAACTTCCTTTCGACTGGAAAATTCTGCCGTCCGTTCAATCCGTTGCCGACTTAATTGCCACCGAACTCACTGAATTCAAGCCGGAGATTCTGATAAGGCTGATTCGGTTCGAAATCGAATGGCTCCGAGCCGACATCGTTAGGAAACAAATCTCCTTGAAAGACAGGCAAAGTGCCATTGAGGAGGTTCTCTGCCGGTTGAGATCGAAAAGCGAAAAACTTTTATCGCTTCCACTGAAAAAAGTGATCAATGCGACCGGAATTGTCCTGCATACCGGTCTGGGACGCGCGCCATTCGGCAATGAAATCCTTTTGGAAACCGCTGAGATTCTTTCGGGTTTCTCCAATCTCGAATTTGACCTAAATGCAGACAAGCGCGGCGAACGACTCGATCTGGCGGATGATTATCTGAAGTTACTCACCGGCGCGGAATCATCCGCTGTTGTGAATAACAATGCCGCGGCTGTCTTTCTGGCGCTGAATTCGCTGGCAAACCGCAAGGAAGTCATCGTCTCGCGCGGTGAATTAATCGAAATTGGCGGTTCTTTCCGCCTTCCCGAAATCATGAAAAAGAGCGGCGTGAAAATGGTCGAAGTCGGGACGACTAACAGAACATACATGAGCGATTATGAAAGCGCGATTGGTACAAGAACCGGCGCAATTATCCTCGCGCATCCGTCCAATTACAAAATTCAGGGATTTACGACTCGACCCGAACCGGGAAAAGTCGTCAAATTGGCGCATGAACACGGCATTCCGGTGATTTTCGACATCGGCAGTGGTGCGTTATTTGACATCAGGAAAGTCGGACTTCCGGCGGAACTCGTCGTACCAGAATTTATCGAAGCGGGTGTCGATTTAGTGACGTTCAGCGGCGATAAACTTCTTGGCGGACCGCAGTGCGGAATCATCGTCGGGAAGAAAAAATCGATTCTCCTCCTTCGAAAAAATCCGCTGATGCGCATCGTCCGGTGTGATAAAACAACTTTCGTGCTTCTCTGTGCGACGCTGAAACGCTATTTACTTTCGGAGCCGGAGAAACGCATTCAAACCTACCGACTACTCGCGCGCGACAGCCATATTTTACTCGGCGAGGCGGAAAAGATCGTTCATAATTTGCCGAAGATACTTGTGAATGACCTCGGAATCTCGGTTCTCGAAACCGTCGTCGAAGCGGGAAGTGGTTCATTGCCGACCGAGACGATTCCCAGCGCGGCGATCGTCTTTTCACCGAAAAAAATCTCTGTCGTCCGACTGGCTGGCCTGTTCCGGAAGAATCGCCCGCCGGTCATCGGATACACGAAGTCCGAAGAATTCTATCTCGACCTGAAAGCCGTGTCGTCTGCAGATCTTCCGGCAATTTTAGATGCGATCCGAACCATCGGCATGTCGCTTTAAATTTTCCTTTTATGTTAACGGAAAACCAGAAAATGCCCGATGAATTTGTCACGGGGCAAAGACCGGTCATTTTCGGAACCGCCGGACATATCGATCATGGCAAATCATCGCTTTTAAAAGCGTTGACCGGTGTCGATCCCGACCGGCTCGAAGAAGAACAACGCCGTGGCATGACCATCGACATCGGCTTTGCGTTTCTGAATGAAAATATCGCATTCATCGACGTTCCCGGCCATGAAAAGTTCATCAAGAACATGGTCACCGGCGCGAATACCGTCGATCTGGCGCTTCTCGTCATTGCCGCAGATGACGGCATCATGCCACAGACCCGCGAACATGTAGAAATCCTCAAACTAATTGGCATCCGCTCCGGACTGATTGTTGTCAACAAGATCGATCTCGTCAATTCTGATTGGCTGGAAATGATCCTTGAAGATGTCCGGCAATTCGTCCGGGGAACGTTCCTCGAAAACGAACCGATTCTTTGCGTTTCCACTGTCACAGGTGCCGGAATTCCTGAACTAAAGGAAGCGATCTTACAAAAAGCGGGACAGTTCGAACGGAAAAGCACGAGCGACCTGTTTCGTCTGCCTATTGATCGCGCTTTTATCGTCAAAGGTTATGGAACGGTCGTCACTGGTTCGGTCATCTCGGGAGAATTACACGTCGGAGACGAAGTGGAAATCGCGCCGCTGAAGATTTGGACGAAAGTCCGCGGCATCCAGTCGCATGGAAAGCAAACAGATAGGATTAGCGTAGGTCAGCGCG
This window of the Candidatus Marinimicrobia bacterium CG08_land_8_20_14_0_20_45_22 genome carries:
- a CDS encoding threonylcarbamoyl-AMP synthase, encoding MTEIISIDSASESQIAAILSALSDGQIIAYPTDTICGLGVDVFNSSAVGNLIRLKGRSSQKAISILYSDVERLLKDFPNLNNYQRKSVRSLIPGRVTLVLPVKNRNFPEQFMDEGFVGVRVIDMEPLNRILRQFPNPITTTSANPSGEKPAENAEDVVRYFGNSVSIVLKSSDSSSQIPSTVVRILSDSFSILRAGAVSADEIAQRCE
- a CDS encoding ABC transporter ATP-binding protein, whose protein sequence is MKLYFRILKMVKPYWKTLTVGILASLMFVLFNSASVWLTASFVNVLFPKTQTVEQQSDSRKEVVEPTIPVKLNANDKLKALTNKLILRDEPVKTLRMLCLTIFLTFILKNIFFYIKNVCISWVQLKAVRDLRNRLYEHLHNLSLSFFQRKRGGEISSIVLNDVSTVRNSLSVSFDKLLVEPINILTFMTLLFIISWKLSLFAVIILPLTFIAISKIGQSVRRKSIRTSKQIAGIMAILDETLHGIRVIKAFSMENFEKMRFFRETEKYFQLLFKRRKLKIVSTPINEFFSVIIGISLLWFGGSHVLAGSGIEAEDFVRFIIMLFALMTPIKSLNNVNTDIQEAIASTIRIYSILDEKPDVVEKSNAQVLDGFHREIRYDHVRFIYPQTSHEVLSDVNMTIRKGEIVAIVGHSGAGKSTLADLLPRFYDPVGGSVQIDGIDIRDITFSSLRSLMGIVTQQTILFNDTIFNNIAYGLGDTDPEKVIAAADAANALEFINLFPDKFETMIGDKGLRLSGGERQRLAIARALLKNPPILILDEATSSLDSESEQKVQAAIEQLMKDRTVLVIAHRLSTIQNANKIIVLEKRKIYETGTHDELVKKEDSLYRYFYETQFVNHQTNHLHD
- the selA gene encoding L-seryl-tRNA(Sec) selenium transferase — its product is MTRTKSKLPFDWKILPSVQSVADLIATELTEFKPEILIRLIRFEIEWLRADIVRKQISLKDRQSAIEEVLCRLRSKSEKLLSLPLKKVINATGIVLHTGLGRAPFGNEILLETAEILSGFSNLEFDLNADKRGERLDLADDYLKLLTGAESSAVVNNNAAAVFLALNSLANRKEVIVSRGELIEIGGSFRLPEIMKKSGVKMVEVGTTNRTYMSDYESAIGTRTGAIILAHPSNYKIQGFTTRPEPGKVVKLAHEHGIPVIFDIGSGALFDIRKVGLPAELVVPEFIEAGVDLVTFSGDKLLGGPQCGIIVGKKKSILLLRKNPLMRIVRCDKTTFVLLCATLKRYLLSEPEKRIQTYRLLARDSHILLGEAEKIVHNLPKILVNDLGISVLETVVEAGSGSLPTETIPSAAIVFSPKKISVVRLAGLFRKNRPPVIGYTKSEEFYLDLKAVSSADLPAILDAIRTIGMSL